The following proteins come from a genomic window of Musa acuminata AAA Group cultivar baxijiao chromosome BXJ1-7, Cavendish_Baxijiao_AAA, whole genome shotgun sequence:
- the LOC135678283 gene encoding pentatricopeptide repeat-containing protein At4g21190-like isoform X1, translating to MLSFKYTPSILSGGVARTTFPQKTCHIVVCEARGPRPRFPRVWKTRKRIGTISKSQKLVECIKGLSNVKEEVYGALDSFVAWELEFPLIVVKKTLKTFEIEREWKRIIQVVKWMFSKGQGKTMGTYYTLLNALAEDGRLEEAEELWMKIFSENLENLPRVFFMKMMSIYYDQGMYEKMFEVFADMEELGIRPDMSIVNKLGDVFQKLGMLDKYDKLKSKYPPPTWEYPYIKGKRVRIHANQIQGSNVEIS from the exons ATGCTTAGTTTCAAATACACTCCATCAATTTTGTCAGGAGGAGTGGCCAGGACAACTTTTCCTCAGAAAACTTGCCATATAGTG GTTTGTGAAGCAAGAGGCCCTAGACCCAGATTTCCTCGTGTATGGAAAACTAGAAAGAGAATTGGGACTATTTCCAAGTCACAGAAGCTTGTTGAATGT ataaaAGGATTATCAAACGTGAAGGAAGAAGTTTATGGAGCACTTGATTCGTTCGTTGCCTGGGAGTTGGAGTTTCCACTGATAGTGGTGAAGAAGACATTAAAGACATTCGAGATTGAAAGGGAATGGAAAAGAATAATTCAG GTGGTCAAATGGATGTTCAGCAAGGGTCAAGGAAAGACCATGGGAACCTACTACACGTTGTTAAATGCTTTAGCTGAGGATGGACGACTTGAGGAGGCAGAGGAACTTTGGATGAAAATATTTTCAGAGAATTTGGAAAATTTGCCTCGTGTGTTCTTCATGAAGATGATGTCAATATACTACGACCAAGGCATGTATGAAAAGATGTTCGAG GTTTTTGCTGACATGGAGGAACTGGGAATTAGGCCAGATATGTCAATCGTCAACAAGCTAGGTGATGTCTTTCAGAAATTAGGTATGTTGGACAAGTATGATAAATTGAAGAGCAAATATCCTCCGCCCACATGGGAGTATCCGTACATCAAGGGGAAACGTGTTAGGATTCATGCAAACCAAATACAGGGATCAAATGTAGAAATCTCATGA
- the LOC135678285 gene encoding MND1-interacting protein 1-like, translating to MSPTIIPQSSRTQSLPDRAPPSLMGSNARDKSVRGGRKARRAPKHAPESAASAPAPSFPAHPAAPSADPDPHHCSASPNPNPIPGGYDDDGGWGCCTEEQLEELLLKNLDFFYREALARVVSMGYDEEAALRAILCNGRCYGSSDVVSNIVQNAVAHLTAPPPPPPRAAHQDPSAVAAVPGNGFADLRHLQEYSLAEMVCLLLQVRPNLTRGDAMWCLLMSDLHVGRASTIEIPVPSAAAYPSTAPPLAPVAAPTAAGGAIGEFTPAVNLCKFHAATVTAAASVSNGNAADPIQPSMKPAPRRPASTFPTASGFRPFIKPPARPAASDLASEDEQLKEYIASARDRVENGSLDTGVVNSVLKALEGMSLEDNGVEDPKKEMILDVIRQIRDLEAQVKERQEWAQQKALQAARKLSNDLTELKVLRMEREENQRLKNGNQSLEDTTMKRLSEMENALKKVSGQVDRANAVVRQLETENAEIRAEIEASKLSASESERTCTEVARREKKCLKKLVAWEKQREKMLGEISSEKKKIVQMQQQLDEVRAATKEYEMKWKQEIKAKEQAIVLAEEERQAKEAAKVNASRRHEALRRKIEIDYQRHKDDIQRLEEELARLKATAGSTVVITPPANSLRTTNADVKAPKETNVKAPTGFSKPQDSSNKLNRCRACMICKKDEVSVVFLPCSHQVVCACCNEDHEKKGKGSCPCCNVRIEERIRVYGASS from the exons TGCGTGGCGGCCGGAAGGCTCGCCGCGCCCCCAAGCACGCGCCGGAGTCCGCTGCCTCCGCGCCCGCCCCTTCCTTCCCCGCTCACCCTGCTGCTCCCTCGGCTGATCCGGATCCCCACCATTGCTCCGCcagccccaaccctaaccctatccCGGGCGGCTACGATGACGACGGCGGATGGGGCTGCTGCACGGAGGAGCAACTGGAGGAACTCCTCCTCAAGAACCTCGACTTCTTCTACAGAGAGGCCCTCGCGCGGGTCGTGTCGATGGGCTACGACGAGGAGGCCGCGCTCCGCGCTATCCTCTGCAATGGCCGCTGCTACGGGTCGTCGGATGTTGTCTCCAACATCGTCCAGAATGCCGTGGCCCATCTCACCGctccccctccgccgccgccgcgggcGGCCCACCAGGATCCCTCTGCCGTCGCAGCCGTGCCCGGGAACGGGTTCGCCGATCTCCGCCACCTCCAGGAGTATTCCCTCGCCGAGATGGTCTGCCTCCTCCTTCAGGTGCGCCCCAATCTCACTCGTGGTGATGCCATGTGGTGCCTTTTGATGAGCGACCTGCACGTCGGCCGCGCTAGCACCATAGAGATCCCGGTCCCGTCTGCCGCCGCCTACCCCTCGACCGCCCCTCCCTTGGCCCCTGTCGCTGCCCCCACCGCTGCTGGCGGTGCTATCGGCGAGTTTACACCTGCTGTTAATCTTTGCAAGTTTCATGCGGCCACCGTCACGGCTGCCGCTTCCGTCAGCAATGGTAATGCTGCTGATCCAATCCAGCCTTCTATGAAACCCGCCCCGAGGCGTCCTGCCTCCACATTTCCTACTGCTTCAGGTTTTCGCCCTTTCATAAAGCCACCTGCACGTCCAGCGGCCTCTGATTTGGCTTCAGAGGATGAACAACTGAAGGAGTATATTGCTTCTGCTCGCGATAGAGTGGAGAATGGCTCCCTGGACACTGGTGTCGTGAATTCTGTGCTCAAGGCTTTGGAAGGCATGAGCCTAGAGGACAACGGCGTGGAGGATCCAAAAAAAGAGATGATCTTGGATGTCATTCGCCAAATTCGGGACCTCGAGGCTCAGGTGAAGGAGCGCCAAGAGTGGGCTCAGCAGAAAGCATTGCAGGCTGCTCGCAAGCTGAGCAATGACCTaacggagctgaaggtgctgaggATGGAAAGGGAGGAAAACCAGCGTCTGAAGAATGGGAACCAGTCATTGGAGGACACAACTATGAAACGATTGTCTGAGATGGAGAATGCACTAAAGAAGGTGAGTGGGCAGGTGGACCGAGCAAATGCTGTGGTCCGGCAGCTAGAAACAGAGAACGCAGAGATAAGAGCTGAAATAGAGGCTTCCAAGCTGAGCGCATCAGAGTCTGAAAGGACATGCACCGAAGTGGCAAGGAGGGAGAAGAAATGCCTTAAAAAACTGGTAGCTTGGGAGAAGCAGAGGGAGAAGATGCTGGGGGAAATTTCTTCGGAGAAGAAGAAGATCGTGCAGATGCAGCAACAGTTGGATGAAGTCCGGGCTGCAACAAAGGAATATGAG atgaaatggaagcaagaaaTAAAGGCCAAAGAACAAGCCATTGTGCTGGCTGAGGAAGAACGTCAAGCCAAGGAAGCTGCTAAGGTCAATGCCAGCAGAAGACATGAAGCACTGCGACGAAAAATAGAAATAGATTATCAACGCCACAAGGACGATATTCAGAGGCTTGAGGAAGAGCTTGCTCGTCTCAAGGCAACTGCAGGATCAACTGTGGTGATCACTCCACCTGCGAATTCTTTGAGGACAACAAATGCAGATGTTAAGGCACCTAAAGAGACCAATGTGAAAGCACCCACTGGGTTCAGTAAACCACAAGACTCATCTAACAAACTCAACCGCTGCAGGGCATGCATGATCTGCAAGAAGGATGAAGTTTCAGTCGTCTTCTTACCATGTTCTCATCAGGTTGTATGTGCATGTTGCAATGAGGACCATGAGAAGAAGGGCAAGGGTAGTTGCCCTTGTTGCAATGTCAGGATCGAGGAGAGGATTAGGGTTTATGGTGCCAGCTCTTAG
- the LOC135679853 gene encoding putative invertase inhibitor, with protein sequence MTRVPSVFLFLLLVFLIVLHQSMAAAHHHHHSIVSETCKHSANGDPNVNYTFCVESLQSVSKSKHADLRGLAIISARLAKADAKHAKSRVKTLLKAKKMSRYRKSCLQTCRELYSDAMASLRDSVKLIKAGRYGDANVYISSAVDAPGECEDSFKEGSIKSPLVKENHDLFQLAVIALSITSRLG encoded by the coding sequence ATGACAAGAGTTCCGtccgtcttcctcttcctcctcctcgtcttcctaATTGTGCTGCATCAAAGCATGGCCGCcgcccaccaccaccatcacagtATCGTCAGCGAGACCTGCAAGCACAGCGCCAACGGCGACCCCAACGTGAACTACACCTTCTGCGTGGAGTCGCTGCAGTCCGTGTCCAAGAGCAAGCACGCGGACCTTCGCGGGCTCGCCATCATATCGGCGAGGCTGGCGAAGGCCGACGCGAAGCACGCCAAGTCGAGGGTGAAGACGCTGCTGAAGGCCAAGAAGATGAGCCGCTACAGGAAGTCCTGCTTGCAGACTTGCCGGGAGCTGTACTCCGACGCCATGGCAAGCCTCAGGGACTCCGTCAAGCTGATCAAGGCCGGTCGCTACGGCGACGCCAACGTGTATATAAGCAGCGCCGTGGATGCGCCCGGGGAGTGCGAGGACAGCTTCAAAGAGGGCAGCATCAAGTCGCCGCTGGTGAAGGAGAACCACGACCTATTCCAGCTTGCTGTCATCGCCCTCAGCATTACCTCTCGCCTCGGATGA
- the LOC135678283 gene encoding pentatricopeptide repeat-containing protein At4g21190-like isoform X2 has product MYWQVCEARGPRPRFPRVWKTRKRIGTISKSQKLVECIKGLSNVKEEVYGALDSFVAWELEFPLIVVKKTLKTFEIEREWKRIIQVVKWMFSKGQGKTMGTYYTLLNALAEDGRLEEAEELWMKIFSENLENLPRVFFMKMMSIYYDQGMYEKMFEVFADMEELGIRPDMSIVNKLGDVFQKLGMLDKYDKLKSKYPPPTWEYPYIKGKRVRIHANQIQGSNVEIS; this is encoded by the exons ATGTATTGGCAG GTTTGTGAAGCAAGAGGCCCTAGACCCAGATTTCCTCGTGTATGGAAAACTAGAAAGAGAATTGGGACTATTTCCAAGTCACAGAAGCTTGTTGAATGT ataaaAGGATTATCAAACGTGAAGGAAGAAGTTTATGGAGCACTTGATTCGTTCGTTGCCTGGGAGTTGGAGTTTCCACTGATAGTGGTGAAGAAGACATTAAAGACATTCGAGATTGAAAGGGAATGGAAAAGAATAATTCAG GTGGTCAAATGGATGTTCAGCAAGGGTCAAGGAAAGACCATGGGAACCTACTACACGTTGTTAAATGCTTTAGCTGAGGATGGACGACTTGAGGAGGCAGAGGAACTTTGGATGAAAATATTTTCAGAGAATTTGGAAAATTTGCCTCGTGTGTTCTTCATGAAGATGATGTCAATATACTACGACCAAGGCATGTATGAAAAGATGTTCGAG GTTTTTGCTGACATGGAGGAACTGGGAATTAGGCCAGATATGTCAATCGTCAACAAGCTAGGTGATGTCTTTCAGAAATTAGGTATGTTGGACAAGTATGATAAATTGAAGAGCAAATATCCTCCGCCCACATGGGAGTATCCGTACATCAAGGGGAAACGTGTTAGGATTCATGCAAACCAAATACAGGGATCAAATGTAGAAATCTCATGA